From Tachysurus fulvidraco isolate hzauxx_2018 chromosome 6, HZAU_PFXX_2.0, whole genome shotgun sequence:
GTTTACCCCGACAACACTGCCAATAGGCAAGGAAACAGTGGGGGTAGATGGGTTTACTCTATCAAGACTGATGTAGATGgaaaagacaaatacaaagcAGGGTTTGTGGCCAAGGGTTACAATCAGAGAATGAGAATAGACTATGGGGAGACTTTTTCACCCACTGCAGATTTAACGATTGTAAGGAGCAGAAAGCAGCACAGGAAAATTTACTCCTGCatcaaataaacatgaaaacagCGAACTTGCACGCTCCCATAGACTATGAGATCTACATCAATCCACCAGAAGGTTACCAAGAGAAAGAGGGTATAGTTTACAAGCTAGAGAATCACTTTACCGTTtgaaacaattcaattcaattcaagtttatttgtatagcgctttttacaatagactttgtctcaaagcagctttacagaacataaacatagagcagaaggtaaacataattaatgataaaggaaataacgaataataaaagtaaaagaattgacagaataaaaaattctagattattattagatataaatagttcacaatgtgtatgtatttattcccctatgagcaagtctgaggtgactcaggcagcagtggcaaggaaaaactgccttaaattggtaaaggaagaaaccttgagaggaaccggactcaagggggaacccatcctcatatgggtgacactgggggtgtgattgtaatatacagtcagttaaatgttgtattggtgtgaggttcaaggacttctgatcttctgagtaccacagagtctaactggagatgtctcaggattcttagagtcggcctcggctcagtggacgtccaaaggcttcgtcccacagaggccgttgggagctggtacagtgtctggatgcctcgggatgggtacaaagagagaagcagtggaaagggattaacatatctgctattcataaaaatgtgctggtctgatgtactggtgcatgatattatgggatgtattatgtgtacgcctgactgaagagatgagtttttaatctacatttaaactgggaaagtgtgtctgagccccgaacactatcaggaagactattccaaagtttgggagctaaataagaaaacgctctaccacctttagtagacttagatattctgggaactagcagaagtcctgagttttgtgatctcagagagcgtgaaggattgtaacgtgttagaagactagttagatacatgggagctaaaccattaagagccttgtacgtaagtagcagcagtttgtaatcagttctaaacttaacaggtagccagtgtagagatgataacattggggttaaaggtcatactttcttgtcctagtgagaactctggcagctgcattttggactaactgtaacctatttattaaagatgcaggacaaccacctagtaatgcattacaatagtccagtctagaggtcatgaaggcatgaactagcttctcagcatcagatacagacaggatgtttctcagcttggcaatgtttctaaggtgaagaaggctgttttggtagtatgggcgatatgatttttaaaagacaagttactgtctaataaacaccgaggtctttcactgtcgagctactagtaacagtacatccctctaaatgggagttaagttgtgagagtttctgtgcactggtttttggacctatgagtagtatttctgtcttatcggagtttaacaatagaaagttgcagctcatccagtcttttatctctctaaggcattgagttaatttggacactgtggctatttcatctggttttgatgagatatgtaactgtgtgtcatcagcataacaatggaaactaatcccatgtcttctaataatgttccctaatggaagcatgtatatagagaaaagcaggggtcctagaactgatccttgagggaccccataattaactggtaataaactgaaggattcaccatttaattttacaaaatggtatcgatcagacaggtaggatctaaaccagcttaaagcctgaccatgaatacctgtgtaatattgtaagcgatctagaagaatgttgtgatctatagtgtcgaatgcagcactaaggtcaagtagaactaatagtgacatacagtcttggtccgaagctaagaccaagtcgtttgtaactttaacaagtgcagtttctgtgctatgatggggcctgaaacctgactgaaactcttcaaggatgttgttctcctgtaagaaggagctcagttgaacagacacaaccttttctagtattttagacataaacagaaggtgtgagataggtctgtaatttgatagttcattaggacctaagttaggtttttcgatgagtggcctaatgactGCCAACTAAAAAGACTTTGGGACGTAACCTAAGGAAACCTGGGCGAAACTGGAATAAGATTTTGCACGATTGTCTTTCTGAGAATTAATTCACACAAAACCCAGCCGACCACTGTGTTTATGCTAAAGAGTCAAAAGCAGAAAAAGTGATCATAATTACATGGGTCGATGATTTAATTATTGCAGCAAGCAATCaagacagactgaaagaagtgaaagagaaaagtttaaaattaaagacCTGGGTAAACTGAAACATTTCCTGGGTATTGATTTCAGATCAGATGGGTgtgtaaaaatgacacaaaaaagGATACTAACAAGATACTACAGTGTTTTGATATGCAAGACTGTAGGATCAGAGAAACACCATGTGAACAAAAGTTAGAGTAAAATGAAAATGCAGTAAAAACGAAGGATGTCAAAATGTACAGAGAAGCTGTGGGAAGTCTTATATACCTGACTGTTTGCACCAGACCAGATTTGAGTTTTGTAGTGAGAAAGTTATCACAGTATTTTTCTGAACCTACAGAAGAACAGTGGGTCACTGTGAAGCATGTGTTTCGTTATCTCAAAGGTACAGCAGATGGTAAGGGTTAAGTTTTAGAAGAAATGACTGTGAGAAATTAGGTATACAAGACTACAGTGATGCTGACTGGGCAGCTGATACCAGTGACCGACGCAGTACTACCGGATACTGTGTGAGTTTAAGCCAAAACATCTCTCTGGTATCATGGAAGACCAGAACGCAGCCAACTGTGGTGCTTTCCACATGTGAAGCAGAATACATGGCACTTGCTTCaaccatacagtacatgagtGTTTATACCTAGAGCAGTTACTGGGAGGTATAGATAGAACTACAAGTACACacaaatgaggacatgaagacAATCAGGAACAATTGCTCTCGCCAAAAACCCTGtaaacagacagagatgtaAACACATAGACATAAAGTATCACTTTATCAGGTCTATTGTAAATGGGGGAAGGTTAACTTTGATGTATTGTGCTACTGATAACATGATTGCTgatgtaatgaataaaataggtgacgctcaacgtATGAACTAGTGAAAAactagtgacccagtctcacttaaggctctacacacacaactacacagctttacaagtacaggacaggaagagttagataaacttgttactacagctaaatcaacaacatgttcactagaccccattcacactaaactactgaaagaagtgttacataaagctggtgagcctcttcttaatatcattaactcctcgttatctttaggttacatcccgaagtcttttatgttggcagttattaggccactcatcaaaaaacctaacttagaccctaatgaactatcaaattacagacctatctcacaccttctgtttatgtctaaaatactagaaaaggttgtgtctgttcaactgagctccttcttacaggagagcaacatccttgaagagtttaaacacaactgaacacaacTGCTGAGGCTTTAGTTCACTGACAGATAAACTACTAGAGTGATATttatattgtgatgttttagaGTAAATCTTACTATTTCTGCTTTTTACAAACTAAACTATAACCTtatagaacagaataaaaacaatttattaatttataataaagaatgtatatttatttgtaattattccAAAGTTAATACATGCTTCATCAGTGAACtatgttaatatataataaagaatttaaaagaTGTGTTTTTGATGCGCTTTATttataagagcgtctgccaaatgctgtaaatgtttacattgtttatCATATAGATTTAATTACAATACTAAGCACATTCATAGAGTTTATTGATTTTCATAACATCAATTTTACTTGGACCAAATCGCTGTCCCAGTTTAATGTTCCAGCTTCGTTTTGGAACAATGGTAGGATCACCGTTTTCAGAGTAGGCGTAtctgaaaagacagaaaaaaaattcagatgtATATTACAATCATCTGTGTATTATATCTTTGCAAAACAAAGAAGCTCCTCATGGCCTTCAGGTCACGTGCACGTACACCACATCCCCATTCAGGTCACGTGCACGTACACCACATCCCCATTCAGGTCACGTGCACGTACTTCCCATCCACATCACCGAGCTGCAAGTTTAACATGTCTCCAGCTTCAAGTTCCTGGGATCCACATATCTCATGGAccaccaacacctccagcctggtcaagaaAGGTCACCAACACCTTATCTTGATGAGGACACTAAACATCACCTGTCTTCAGCCATCCTGGTGCAATTTTATTGCTGTGTGATTGGGAGCCTTCACAGTCTGGTACAGGAAGTATGCAGTCGCAAGGCACTGCAACGGGTGGTGAAAACTGCTCAGCGCATCACAGGAACACTACTTCCATCCATTGAGAATGTCCAAAGGAAACGCTGTCTGCCTCACAGCATTCTAAAAGACTCCTCTCACCCTGACCATAGACTGTTTGTCTTCCTTCCATCTGGTAGTCACTTCATTAGCCTCCATAACAGTAGACTGAGGAACAGCTTTTTCCCTAAAGCTGTCACCTTACTGAACTGCGTCCCGGTGACAACCCACCTCTGTGCATTATGCCAATATCACATTTATATTTGTGGATTCATATTATAAATACTGTACTCATGGTGTAAATATTGTACATCTTGCACTTGGAgcttattgcacttctggttagatgccaaactgcatttcgttacCTTGTACTTggacatgtgtaatgacaaagtAACACAACTACTGCATGGTAATGAAAGTTAATGTCAGTTTGTGGGTGTTATTAAACTTGTGTCAAACCTACAGTAGGCTGAACTGCAGTAAAAgcacagtgtgattagtgtaatTCTACACACGTGTACAATTTCGAGGCACTGTTTTCAACATCATTTTGTCATATTGCGTTCTTTAATTATCGCTATTATGTTGAAAATGATGTGCGGCCAACAAATTTAATTCTGTACAAGTGCAGTAAGTTGTACACATGACTGAAAGACACTATTTAAATGACATACTTTCCAAAGTGCATGATGGAGCCATAGTCATAAGGCATGTCTATGTTGTTCATCTTAAACTTCTCAAAGTTCCTTACATGAtctgcaaaacacaaacatatcacTTGAGCCTAGAATATATCACCGCAGAAATCTTCTTAACTGTAAggatcactttatttatttatttatttatttatttatttatttaaccttaaATAGCAATGTGTGCATGGAATATAGACAATTTtaccacatttttattttgattattaaattttataaaatgtgaGAAAAACATGCTTTGGTTCAAAATGAGACTAAGGGTTAGGTCACAACATGCTTCTGTGCATCATTTAGATCTGCGTCATTTTCTTCCATAACTTGACAAAACGCTTCTTACTTCATCTCTTACAGCTATTGGTTTTAGTGGTGAACACTAAAAGATAAAAACCGGGTCCAATTTGGGTTTGATTAAATATCAGGTTGATGATGTGAACCTCCAGCTTCTCTTTTCTATAATGAGATGAAAGATTAACAGATTCTAACAGTGATGAATTGTGTAACGTCCTAAATGAAGTGAACAGTGTTGACTAATGATGTGAGCTAATAACTACGGAAGCTGAATACCTGTGTATATGCAGTGGGGTGTCAGATGACAtcacttcatgtgtgtgtttaacaataCGGCGCTGTGCGCTTAACACTTCACTAGTTTGTGGAAAAGTTCAACTTCAAGttcaaagcatttttttcttttacattttttacatatgTTTGCTAAAAATGTGTGGTCTTGCTTTCTGGATAAAACATACAGGTTTACATTATTTACCTATAGAAGAGAAGTTAGGGGCAGGTGGGGAATGTTATACCATAAGCATGTGACACATTTAAATCCCCTACCACGATATATTGTCAGAAAACCCATTTAACCATGAAGttgctttatttacatatttataatgATCTGTCTGTAAAGGCCATCTATAAATTAATTATGTATGAATTAGGTAAACATGCTTTCACTGGTATATCCACTGTGTTGTACACAAGCTGTAGTACTTGCAGATGCTGTATAAATGTACTGAGTACTTTAAGTCGAGGTATCTACTGATGACTGGAGAAACCCACAGCGCTGTTCTCCATCGTTCCTGCccaatctttttatttatctttagtgtcagaaaataaatcataaatttgAATTGCGGATTAGATATTTTTGTAATATCAGTGTAAGGTTTTTAACGCAGCGTTAGAACATTCCCCTTGTGTATTTCTGAGATTCTGATCTGATTACTCAATTAagttaaagccttttttttacacaaattgtTGGTCTGATAATCAGTAAATACAGAAAGCTTCATCATACCAGTGTACGATAATCTGAAAGGAAATCTCAGCTATAAACTGTTTATGGGCCATATTCAGAAAGGAAATTGTCCAACTCAGTTTTCCTCAATTCTAATCTTGAAGCTAAGCACATTTTCTTGTGAGATACAGTTTGAGAGAGGAGCAGTTTTAAATCCTGTGCCACATTCTGACAGTCTGAAGTCATgatgaaatgtgtttatttgtttggacACAAAGCTTTCATAGTAATCATAGTCCTGGGCCATCAGAGAAAACAATCACATCAATGAAGAGTTACCacttcacctgtgtgtgtgtgtgtgtgtgtgtgtgtgtgtgtgtgtgtgtgtgtgtgtgtgtgtgtgtacctttctGAATTTTTGACCACTTGATGGTGATGTATTTATCACGATCAGCACGTGACTGTTCATGTACAAATCCAAGCACATGCATGAGCTGATGAGAAACAACTCCAGAGCTCACACACTCTGGACTTTGTAAGGAAAGAGTCTGTCTGCCGCCGCTGGAGCCCAAATATGACCAACacctaaaataaacacacaatccaACTTCTTCACTCTTCACTTGTGGGTTCATATACAGtttattcaaaatgtattaacaaTTACTTTCAGTTTATTTGACTTCTATGCAGATTTTATTTCCTCATGTTTGTTAATTTTGCATTGTATAATAACAAtgcatgcatttaaaaaacaatacattttcatACCCAGTTTTAGGCTGAATGTCCAGGAAGTCTCTCTGGTGTGTTCTGGGTACAAAGCGCACACACGTGTTTCTCTCAATCAGATTCATCCCTTGTTTTATAGTTCGGCGATCCACTTCAGCTGAAGGATGGGAATGTAGGAGAgagttgtagtgtgtgtgtgtgtgtgtgtgtgtgtgtgtgtgtgtgtgtgtgtgtttatgtgagaaagatgtaaatatatcttactgtactcaggtgagagtgtgtatgcGATGTAAACATGCCCATCTACAGATTTGGACCATAAACAGCTTTGGGCGAAACAACTTTTCTCAGTTCTGCTGGAGACGGCAATATCTCCCTCTCTGAGTTTCACTCCATCTTTCACATCCACTGCtacattaaaaggaaaaaacaacacactctTATTTCCCTGATATATTTAATGGAGACGCACCAATCATGACAGAAAAGCTTTTATAAATCTAACCATAAACTACAATAAAATCTCACTATAATCGCTGTAGGACCACTTAATGATATACAGATACATTAAtgtggaattattattattattattattattattattattattattattattattattattatcttataaacattattaaacaaataattaatgtaCCTTCATAGTCATTGATGTCCATAATTGTGTCCACCGCAGTTCTTTCGTTCTCTTGTAAGTAACTCATAATAGATTCTAATAAACCAGAACATGACAAAATACAgtgactttttatatttaacttcACTTCATAAATCTGTTCAGCattaaatccaaacctacatctAGTCTATTTTTACttgcactatacaaataaaaataaactaaatgtcagtattttaaaaaatgtgatgctgAAACACAGAAACCTTCAACCTGGGTTTGATGCTTATTGTAAATTGCAGTAAAATTATCATTACAGACCTGATGGTTAATAATGTGGTAAAACTGTGTTTACCTGCGTAACTACTTCTGTATCTCACATTTCTGAACTCAGATCCGATGGAATGCTGTAACGTACAAACCATCGCTCACTCCAGTGAATAACAAAGCGTACAAACAATAAGATAGTAactaatgtataaataaatcctgtaccTGGAACAGCAGAGTAAAGCAGTGGAAAAGGAGGACGAGGAGCTCAGTTTGTCTCATGCTGACTACAGATCCAAATGTGCAGCTTCACTAAGCTCTGCTTTAATAGGTTTTTACTGCGACCTGATTATTAAGGTCATGATGTCACTAATAACCTGCCATTAGTGTGTCTGTATTTCCAGAACTTTCCGTAAACATACACCTAACACCAAGCACTCCATAAATATCTGGAGAAAATAACAATCTTGCACTTAAGAGTTACGTGTTAAAGTGTAATATTCCATGCGGCTGTAGAATTCTGCTTACTGCTTAAAGATGCTGATTAATGTTCTGTAACAAGagctcaggtttatattaatgcacttgttctCAAAGATTATCGCTTCTGTTGTAACAAACTCAATCAACATCATTCAACAGCCCAATTACTTGACTGATACAACTTTGTCTTGTTTTGATTATTCCTTTGTCTTCATTAAGCTGTGTGTTCATACTGTATAGGTTCTCTAACAATCGCTGGGTTCTTCGAGGAACAAATGTATTTATGCTGAGAACAGGTAACATTTATAAGCTAGCTTTTACTTGTAGATGTGATTCTTTCACTGTGGATGATCAGGAAGAGGGTAGAATATTTACACATGCATGTAAATGAATTACTTATATAGAGAAGCTGAAAAAAGTACAAGTTCTGCATTTGACTGtaggaattaataataaaagataaccCAGACATTGTGATGCATTGGGAGGAGAAAGGGATCGATTATAAACTGAGTAAATTTGGACTGTAAGTGTTTCTGAAGTGTTTTGAGCGTATCTGTACATCTACATCTCCTACACTGTGTGTTAATCAGGATAGTAAAGTGTGATCCTTAAACCTTTATAAAATCTCTcactttatatatttctatcagCACAATATCATGATTATATGTTCTACAGGAATGTGATCGTATCGCTGTGTGTGATGAGAAGCTTGCTGGAGTTcatttatagtgtttagtgAAACAGTTTATTCACCTATCGCTGTGCAgtgagtgt
This genomic window contains:
- the LOC113636611 gene encoding hatching enzyme 1.2-like, yielding MSYLQENERTAVDTIMDINDYEAVDVKDGVKLREGDIAVSSRTEKSCFAQSCLWSKSVDGHVYIAYTLSPEYTEVDRRTIKQGMNLIERNTCVRFVPRTHQRDFLDIQPKTGCWSYLGSSGGRQTLSLQSPECVSSGVVSHQLMHVLGFVHEQSRADRDKYITIKWSKIQKDHVRNFEKFKMNNIDMPYDYGSIMHFGKYAYSENGDPTIVPKRSWNIKLGQRFGPSKIDVMKINKLYECA